A window from Trinickia violacea encodes these proteins:
- a CDS encoding MBL fold metallo-hydrolase, giving the protein MTSLSGFLSRALGLTAAKRGRELSRSHLSPQHDGERFRNVKPRPVEGFRKMLSITWNVLFNKPGGTVPAGALPLDALTREQLDAAPDRSLYRLGHSTMLLKLRGQFWLTDPVFGERASPFKRVGPKRFHAPPIALADLPPLAGVILSHDHYDHLDRETVLALAETTRLFLTPLGVGDRLIEWGIDAAKIRQLDWWQNVERDGLSLTATPAQHFSGRSLFDGNSTLWASWVIVDGDLRVFFSGDTGYFDGFKTIGERLGPFDVTLLETGAYDAQWPYVHMQPEDTVQAHVDLRGRWLMPVHNGTFDLAMHRWQEPFERVTGLTAARGIALSTPRMGERLDLAEPHRGERWWREVAESAEASKTASRWRTACRNTGQANS; this is encoded by the coding sequence ATGACATCGCTTTCCGGTTTCCTCAGCCGCGCCTTGGGTCTCACCGCCGCAAAGCGCGGGCGCGAGTTGTCCCGCTCGCACCTGTCCCCGCAGCACGACGGCGAGCGCTTTCGCAACGTCAAGCCGCGTCCCGTCGAAGGCTTCCGCAAGATGTTGAGCATCACGTGGAACGTGCTGTTCAACAAGCCAGGCGGCACCGTACCCGCAGGCGCACTGCCCCTCGACGCGCTCACCCGCGAGCAGCTCGACGCCGCGCCCGACCGCAGCCTCTACCGCCTCGGGCATTCGACGATGCTGCTCAAGCTGCGCGGCCAGTTCTGGCTGACCGATCCGGTGTTCGGCGAGCGCGCGTCGCCGTTCAAGCGCGTCGGTCCGAAGCGCTTCCACGCGCCGCCGATCGCACTCGCGGATCTGCCGCCGCTCGCCGGCGTGATTCTGTCTCACGACCACTACGACCATCTCGACCGCGAAACCGTGCTCGCGCTCGCCGAGACGACGCGCCTGTTCCTGACGCCGCTGGGCGTCGGCGACCGTCTGATCGAATGGGGCATCGACGCCGCGAAGATCCGTCAGCTCGACTGGTGGCAGAACGTGGAGAGGGACGGCCTGTCGCTCACGGCGACGCCCGCGCAGCACTTCTCCGGGCGCAGCCTGTTCGACGGCAACAGCACGTTGTGGGCCTCGTGGGTGATCGTCGACGGCGATTTGCGCGTGTTCTTCAGCGGCGACACGGGCTACTTCGACGGCTTCAAGACCATCGGCGAGCGGCTCGGCCCGTTCGACGTCACGCTGCTCGAAACGGGCGCCTACGATGCGCAATGGCCGTACGTTCACATGCAGCCCGAAGACACTGTGCAGGCGCATGTCGATCTACGCGGCCGCTGGCTGATGCCGGTTCACAACGGCACGTTCGATCTCGCCATGCATCGCTGGCAGGAACCGTTCGAGCGCGTGACGGGCTTGACGGCGGCGCGCGGGATCGCCCTTTCGACGCCGCGCATGGGCGAGCGGCTCGACCTGGCCGAACCGCATCGCGGCGAGAGGTGGTGGCGCGAAGTCGCCGAAAGCGCGGAAGCGTCGAAGACGGCGTCGCGCTGGCGCACTGCCTGCCGCAATACCGGACAGGCGAACTCTTAA
- a CDS encoding helix-turn-helix transcriptional regulator — protein sequence MANGNDNLLGAYLRGRRTKLDPAALGFPVARRRTPGLRREEVAQRANVSATWYTWLEQGRGGAPSAEVLDRISRALMLTDVEREHLFLIGLGRPPEVRYQAIGDVPPRLQRVLDSLTFSPAVVRTSTWDIVAWNRAVTAVLTDYGALPPERRNVLRLIFLDPLVRAAQPDWERVARFVVAAFRADAARAGAARNVQAFVEELSRLSPDFDRIWRDNDVRTHGEGTKEIRHPLVGPIELEYSAFAVDGRPDLCLVIYNPATEATRERIDFLIADKMNREAR from the coding sequence ATGGCGAACGGAAACGACAATCTGCTTGGCGCCTATCTCCGAGGCCGCCGCACGAAACTCGACCCCGCGGCATTGGGGTTCCCTGTTGCACGGCGGCGCACGCCGGGCTTACGGCGCGAAGAGGTCGCGCAACGCGCGAATGTCAGCGCGACGTGGTACACGTGGCTCGAACAGGGGCGCGGCGGCGCGCCGTCGGCGGAGGTGCTCGATCGGATCTCGCGGGCGTTGATGCTGACGGACGTCGAGCGCGAGCACCTCTTTCTGATCGGACTCGGACGCCCGCCCGAGGTCCGCTATCAGGCGATCGGCGACGTGCCGCCTCGGCTGCAACGCGTGCTCGACTCCTTGACATTCAGCCCCGCCGTCGTGAGGACGTCCACCTGGGACATCGTCGCGTGGAATCGCGCGGTCACAGCCGTGCTGACCGACTACGGCGCGCTCCCGCCCGAGCGGCGCAACGTGCTGCGTCTCATCTTTCTCGATCCTTTGGTGCGTGCCGCGCAGCCCGATTGGGAACGCGTGGCGCGGTTCGTCGTGGCCGCGTTCCGGGCCGATGCCGCGCGCGCGGGAGCGGCGAGGAACGTCCAGGCGTTCGTGGAAGAACTCAGCCGGCTCTCGCCCGACTTCGATCGGATCTGGCGCGACAACGACGTGCGCACGCATGGCGAAGGCACGAAAGAAATCCGGCATCCGCTCGTCGGGCCTATCGAGCTCGAATATTCGGCCTTTGCTGTCGATGGCCGGCCCGATCTCTGCCTCGTGATCTACAACCCGGCAACGGAGGCGACCCGGGAGCGAATCGACTTCCTGATCGCCGACAAAATGAATCGAGAGGCTCGCTAG
- a CDS encoding TetR/AcrR family transcriptional regulator, translating into METTATPQRLTDRKRVAIIEAAIEEFRSAGFDATSMDRIAARASVSKRTVYNHFPSKEALFASILHQLWDASRTGSAPAYRADAPLRVQLLDLLMRKLRFMNDEAFLSLARVAIAAGIHSPERARDMVARMGEREEDLMVWVRAAAADGRLKTSDPVFATHQLYGLVKAFSFWPQVTMGQPPLSKSEQKKVAEAAADMFLARYA; encoded by the coding sequence ATGGAAACGACCGCCACCCCCCAACGCCTGACTGATCGAAAGCGCGTCGCCATCATCGAGGCGGCGATCGAGGAATTTCGCTCGGCCGGCTTCGACGCGACCAGCATGGACCGTATCGCCGCGCGCGCGAGCGTCTCCAAGCGCACCGTCTACAACCATTTCCCGAGCAAGGAGGCGCTGTTCGCGTCGATCCTGCACCAGCTGTGGGATGCGAGCCGGACGGGCAGTGCGCCCGCCTATCGCGCCGACGCGCCGTTGCGCGTGCAGTTGCTCGACCTGCTGATGCGCAAGCTGCGTTTCATGAACGACGAAGCGTTCTTGTCGCTGGCGCGCGTGGCGATCGCGGCGGGCATCCATTCGCCGGAGCGCGCGCGCGACATGGTCGCGCGCATGGGCGAGCGCGAGGAAGACTTGATGGTGTGGGTACGTGCGGCCGCGGCCGATGGGCGTCTCAAGACATCGGACCCGGTATTCGCCACGCACCAGTTGTACGGGCTCGTGAAGGCGTTTTCGTTCTGGCCGCAGGTGACGATGGGGCAGCCGCCGCTCAGCAAAAGCGAACAGAAGAAAGTGGCGGAAGCGGCCGCCGATATGTTTCTCGCGCGCTATGCGTGA